A single region of the Desulfovibrio sp. genome encodes:
- a CDS encoding F0F1 ATP synthase subunit epsilon — MGTLQLEVVTPDKTVVSGEVEMAVCPGIEGEFGVLPKHVSLLSALKIGGLRYRADGKEGHVFISGGFADVNNDVLTVLAESAEMADSIDTARAMAAKERAEKRIASHDEKVDVVRAEAALQRAVVRLQLAQLR, encoded by the coding sequence ATGGGCACGCTGCAACTTGAAGTGGTTACGCCGGACAAAACCGTGGTCAGCGGCGAAGTGGAAATGGCCGTCTGCCCAGGAATTGAGGGCGAATTCGGCGTGCTGCCCAAGCACGTTTCCCTGCTTTCTGCCCTGAAGATCGGCGGCCTGCGCTACCGCGCTGACGGCAAGGAAGGGCACGTTTTCATTTCCGGCGGTTTCGCCGATGTGAACAATGACGTGCTCACCGTGCTGGCCGAATCGGCAGAGATGGCGGACAGCATTGACACCGCTCGCGCTATGGCGGCAAAAGAACGCGCTGAAAAACGCATTGCCAGCCATGACGAAAAGGTGGACGTTGTCCGCGCTGAAGCCGCTCTGCAACGCGCAGTTGTGCGCTTGCAACTGGCCCAGCTCCGCTGA
- the atpD gene encoding F0F1 ATP synthase subunit beta: MSKNIGKVVQVIGAVVDVEFSDGNLPSIFTALEITNPNNSDAPSLICEVAQHLGDNVVRTIAMDATEGLVRGMDAIDTGNPIMVPVGKAAVGRILNVIGRPVDELGPVNAEKYYPIHRPAPQFTDLNTKVELLETGIKVVDLLVPFPKGGKMGLFGGAGVGKTVILMEMINNIAKQHGGSSVFAGVGERTREGNDLYHELKDAGVLERATLVYGQMNEPPGARARVALTALACAEYFRDEEHQDVLLFIDNIFRFTQAGSEVSALLGRMPSAVGYQPTLGTDLGALQERITSTNNGSITSVQAVYVPADDLTDPAPATTFSHLDGTLVLSRQIAELGIYPAVDPLDSTSRILDPNVVGEDHYMVARRVQMVLQKYKELQDIIAILGMDELSDEDKLTVARARRIQRFLSQPFHVAETFTGTPGQYVKLEDTIKGFKGILDGAYDHMAEGDFYMLGGIEQAVAKYEQRKLQEEK; encoded by the coding sequence GATAACCAACCCGAACAATAGCGATGCTCCCAGCCTCATCTGTGAGGTTGCGCAGCACCTGGGCGACAACGTCGTTCGTACCATCGCCATGGACGCCACTGAAGGCCTTGTCCGCGGCATGGATGCGATCGACACCGGGAACCCCATCATGGTTCCTGTTGGCAAGGCCGCCGTTGGCCGCATCTTGAACGTCATCGGTCGCCCCGTTGACGAACTGGGCCCGGTCAATGCTGAAAAATACTACCCCATCCACCGTCCGGCTCCGCAATTCACGGATCTGAACACCAAGGTGGAACTGCTTGAAACCGGCATCAAGGTCGTTGACCTTCTTGTTCCCTTCCCCAAGGGCGGCAAGATGGGCCTCTTCGGCGGCGCCGGCGTGGGCAAGACCGTTATTCTGATGGAGATGATCAACAACATCGCCAAGCAGCACGGCGGTTCGTCGGTTTTCGCGGGCGTGGGCGAACGCACCCGTGAAGGCAACGACTTGTACCACGAACTCAAGGACGCAGGCGTTCTGGAACGCGCCACGCTTGTGTACGGCCAGATGAACGAACCTCCGGGAGCCCGTGCCCGCGTGGCCCTTACGGCCCTTGCTTGCGCGGAATACTTCCGTGACGAAGAACATCAGGACGTGTTGCTCTTCATCGACAACATCTTCCGTTTCACGCAGGCTGGTTCCGAAGTGTCCGCTCTGCTTGGCCGCATGCCTTCGGCCGTGGGTTATCAGCCCACCCTGGGTACTGACCTTGGTGCCTTGCAGGAACGCATCACCTCGACCAACAACGGTTCGATCACGTCGGTGCAGGCCGTTTACGTCCCTGCTGACGACTTGACTGACCCGGCCCCGGCAACCACGTTCTCGCACTTGGACGGAACGCTCGTGCTTTCCCGCCAGATCGCAGAACTGGGCATCTACCCCGCCGTGGACCCGCTCGACTCCACTTCGCGCATCCTCGACCCCAACGTTGTGGGCGAAGATCACTACATGGTGGCCCGTCGTGTGCAGATGGTGCTCCAGAAGTACAAAGAACTTCAGGACATCATCGCCATCCTCGGCATGGACGAACTGTCTGACGAAGACAAGCTGACCGTTGCGCGTGCGCGCCGCATTCAGCGCTTCCTCTCGCAGCCCTTCCATGTGGCCGAAACCTTCACCGGCACCCCTGGCCAGTATGTGAAGCTTGAAGACACCATCAAGGGCTTCAAGGGCATTCTGGACGGCGCATACGACCACATGGCGGAAGGCGACTTCTACATGCTGGGCGGCATTGAACAGGCCGTTGCCAAGTACGAACAGCGCAAGCTGCAGGAAGAGAAGTAA